Proteins from one Homalodisca vitripennis isolate AUS2020 chromosome 3, UT_GWSS_2.1, whole genome shotgun sequence genomic window:
- the LOC124356983 gene encoding helix-loop-helix protein delilah-like: protein MATTDSNLRIGKGSSKTDPNNNFCNPMNGYSLRPRTTRRCDDENLTADPDVWRPPKDKKKHKSMPLSKYRRKTANARERSRMREINDAFEALRRAIPQMESRNCPSEKLTKISTLRLAMRYISALDGLLRHRELESDGESLLSDYTLTPPDPSDLFTPLMTTGLEHLSGPPGDPCMITPEPLFTHSSYVFDETQLMDFN, encoded by the coding sequence atggcGACTACGGACAGTAATCTGCGTATAGGAAAAGGTTCTTCTAAAACGGATCCTAACAACAATTTTTGCAACCCAATGAACGGCTATTCCTTGAGGCCAAGGACGACGCGGAGGTGTGATGATGAGAACCTTACTGCAGATCCCGATGTGTGGCGACCACCAAAAGACAAGAAGAAACACAAGTCAATGCCGCTGAGCAAATACAGAAGGAAAACTGCGAACGCCCGCGAAAGAAGTCGGATGAGAGAGATCAACGATGCTTTCGAGGCCCTCCGGAGAGCGATTCCACAGATGGAGTCCAGGAACTGCCCCAGCGAGAAGCTGACCAAGATATCCACTCTGAGGCTAGCCATGAGGTACATCTCGGCCCTGGACGGTCTACTGCGGCACCGGGAACTGGAGTCTGACGGCGAGTCGCTGCTGAGCGACTACACACTGACACCCCCCGACCCGTCTGACCTCTTCACCCCCCTCATGACCACGGGCCTCGAACACCTCAGCGGACCTCCTGGCGATCCCTGCATGATTACTCCGGAACCGCTGTTCACCCATAGTTCCTATGTCTTTGACGAAACACAATTAATGGATTTCAACTAA